From Tubulanus polymorphus chromosome 9, tnTubPoly1.2, whole genome shotgun sequence, a single genomic window includes:
- the LOC141911382 gene encoding uncharacterized protein LOC141911382: MMLASYRSGWHYLKRQFDGASITTEASSAKHVSAVLTDHTTLSINNMIRYLFEFAVPLCWMFASMLAMATAAEEENEKTNPLERMLRLSLCDPNGVCKQS, from the exons ATGATGTTGGCGAGTTATCGATCGGGTTGGCATTATTTAAAGAGGCAGTTCGATGGAGCGAGCATAACTACGGAAGCCAGTTCTGCCAAACACGTGA GTGCCGTTTTAACAGATCATACAACGCTGAGCATCAACAACATGATTC GTTACTTGTTCGAGTTCGCAGTTCCGCTCTGTTGGATGTTTGCGTCCATGTTGGCCATGGCTACAGCAGCCGAAGAGGAAAACGAAAAGACCAATCCTTTGGAGAGAATGTTGCGCCTGTCATTATGCGATCCGAATGGGGTCTGTAAACAGAGTTAA